The following coding sequences lie in one Panicum virgatum strain AP13 chromosome 6N, P.virgatum_v5, whole genome shotgun sequence genomic window:
- the LOC120679853 gene encoding uncharacterized protein LOC120679853, with translation MDVPFFVAFSVILLLGRYLPFALPANARAALADGAAAPPARAAKCAISVAVAGLALLVSTQCGGRPQQCPAEAAMEARALWLNSAALFLGTLLAAASVALHPPARAPPAVEVAVEHLTRVTETITITAFAHDLCIFLKISKS, from the coding sequence ATGGACGTGCCGTTCTTCGTCGCCTTCTCCGTCATCCTCCTGCTCGGCCGGTACCTCCCCTTCGCGCTCCCGGCGAACGCGCGCGCCGCCCTGGCCGACggtgccgcggcgccgcccgcccgcgccgccaagTGCGCCATCTCGGTGGCCGTGGCGGGGCTCGCGCTGCTGGTGTCCACGCagtgcggcggccggccgcaGCAGTgcccggcggaggcggcgatggAGGCGAGGGCGCTCTGGCTCAACTCCGCCGCGCTCTTCCTCGGGACGCTCCTCGCGGCCGCCTCCGTGGCGCTGcacccgcccgcgcgcgcgccgccggccgtcgaggTGGCCGTCGAGCACCTGACCAGGGTCACCGAGACCATCACGATCACCGCGTTCGCGCACGACCTCTGCATCTTCCTCAAGATCTCCAAGTCCTAA